The following proteins are co-located in the Paraburkholderia phytofirmans PsJN genome:
- the mnmC gene encoding bifunctional tRNA (5-methylaminomethyl-2-thiouridine)(34)-methyltransferase MnmD/FAD-dependent 5-carboxymethylaminomethyl-2-thiouridine(34) oxidoreductase MnmC — MTDPLIPAVLVFRDNGTPFSPLYDDIYHSAVGGLEQARYVFLRGNSLPDRWQGRRIFTVLETGFGMGINFLMTWAAWRADPLRCERLHFVSTEKHPFTVGDLRKAVAATISDPEIAALAQALANAWPTLVPGTHRLEFDEGRVVLTLVFGDAQERLPALRLRADAFYLDGFAPARNPELWTPMIFKALARLAGEGATFATCSSAGDIKRALIQCGFEYRKVDGFGWKRAMLVGHFAPRWRVRRHEPPAPLAVDERHAVVIGAGLAGCAVIERLAARGWRVTSLERHASVAQEASGNPAGVFHPMISRDDSIASRVTRAGFLYTLRRWAALERLGHAPLRGGQGLLQIAADENEARSISEAIAAFGYPGDYVTPVSAAEAQRLAGMPLARGGWFFPHGGWIDPASLCAAQCAAAGPLLERRFGVDVARIERSGGQWTVFDTSGEAIARAPVVIVASAHDAARIAGLQHAPTRSIRGQLTLLPPGAVLPPLQMPVIGEGYAVPLADGVTLTGATYELDDPDTSLRADGHLENLERVAQMLPAFANVADPARSTALTGRVAFRCVTSDRMPMIGQLADEAQAALDAQRLRGAWPLDLPRTDGLYGAFAYGSRGLVWAALGAELIASQLEGEPWPLERDLAEDIDPARFLLRALRQGAVS; from the coding sequence ATGACCGATCCGCTAATCCCCGCCGTCCTCGTTTTTCGCGACAACGGCACGCCTTTTTCGCCGCTTTACGACGACATCTATCACAGCGCCGTAGGCGGTCTCGAACAGGCTCGATACGTATTCCTGCGCGGCAATTCGTTGCCCGACCGGTGGCAGGGCCGCCGCATTTTCACGGTTCTGGAGACCGGCTTCGGCATGGGCATCAATTTTCTGATGACCTGGGCCGCGTGGCGCGCGGACCCGTTGCGCTGCGAGCGGCTGCATTTCGTATCCACCGAGAAGCATCCCTTTACCGTCGGCGATTTACGCAAGGCGGTTGCAGCGACGATTTCCGATCCCGAGATTGCCGCCCTCGCGCAAGCGCTCGCGAACGCCTGGCCGACGCTCGTTCCCGGCACGCACCGGCTTGAATTCGATGAAGGGCGCGTGGTGCTCACGCTGGTTTTCGGCGACGCGCAGGAGCGCTTACCGGCCTTGAGGCTGCGCGCCGATGCGTTTTATCTCGACGGCTTCGCGCCCGCCAGGAATCCCGAGCTTTGGACCCCGATGATTTTTAAGGCGCTCGCGCGGCTGGCAGGTGAGGGCGCCACCTTCGCCACCTGCAGCAGCGCCGGCGACATCAAGCGCGCGCTGATTCAATGCGGCTTCGAGTACCGCAAGGTGGACGGCTTCGGCTGGAAACGGGCGATGCTGGTCGGCCATTTCGCGCCGCGCTGGCGCGTGCGCCGTCATGAGCCGCCGGCGCCGCTCGCGGTCGACGAAAGGCATGCGGTGGTGATCGGCGCGGGGCTGGCGGGCTGCGCGGTGATCGAACGGCTCGCCGCGCGCGGCTGGCGCGTCACGTCGCTGGAGCGGCATGCTTCGGTGGCGCAGGAAGCGTCGGGCAATCCGGCCGGCGTGTTCCATCCCATGATTTCGCGCGACGACAGCATCGCCTCGCGCGTTACGCGTGCCGGCTTTCTGTATACGCTCAGGCGCTGGGCCGCGCTCGAACGGCTCGGTCACGCGCCGCTGCGCGGCGGTCAAGGCTTGTTGCAAATCGCCGCGGACGAAAATGAGGCCCGCTCGATCAGCGAAGCAATCGCTGCATTCGGTTATCCGGGTGACTACGTCACACCCGTCTCAGCAGCTGAAGCGCAGCGGCTCGCCGGCATGCCGCTCGCACGCGGCGGATGGTTCTTTCCACACGGTGGCTGGATCGACCCGGCGTCGCTGTGCGCGGCGCAGTGCGCCGCAGCCGGTCCGCTGCTTGAGCGCCGCTTCGGTGTGGACGTTGCGCGGATCGAGCGGTCCGGCGGTCAGTGGACTGTATTCGACACCTCGGGCGAGGCCATTGCGCGTGCGCCGGTGGTGATCGTCGCCAGCGCGCACGATGCCGCGCGCATCGCCGGTTTACAGCATGCGCCGACTCGCAGCATTCGCGGCCAACTCACTTTGCTGCCGCCCGGGGCCGTGCTGCCGCCGCTTCAGATGCCGGTGATCGGCGAGGGTTACGCCGTGCCGCTGGCCGACGGCGTCACGCTCACCGGCGCCACATATGAGCTCGACGACCCCGACACGTCGCTGCGCGCGGACGGCCACCTGGAAAACCTGGAACGCGTCGCGCAGATGCTGCCGGCCTTTGCAAACGTCGCGGATCCGGCTCGATCGACTGCGTTAACCGGACGCGTCGCGTTCCGCTGCGTTACCAGCGACCGCATGCCGATGATCGGCCAACTCGCCGACGAAGCTCAGGCCGCGCTCGACGCCCAGCGTCTGCGTGGCGCATGGCCGCTCGATCTGCCTCGCACAGACGGCCTCTATGGTGCTTTTGCGTATGGTTCGCGAGGTCTCGTCTGGGCGGCGCTCGGTGCGGAACTGATCGCCTCGCAACTTGAAGGCGAACCTTGGCCGCTCGAACGGGATCTGGCGGAAGACATCGACCCGGCGCGCTTCCTGTTGCGCGCACTGCGTCAGGGAGCGGTGAGTTAA
- a CDS encoding HU family DNA-binding protein has translation MNKQELIDAVAGQTGASKAQTGETLDTLLEVIKKSVSKGDAVQLIGFGSFGSGKRAARTGRNPKTGETIKIPAAKTVKFTAGKAFKDAVNKR, from the coding sequence ATGAACAAACAGGAACTGATCGACGCCGTCGCAGGACAGACGGGCGCCAGCAAGGCTCAAACCGGTGAAACGCTGGACACGTTGCTTGAAGTGATCAAGAAGTCTGTGTCGAAGGGTGATGCGGTCCAGTTGATCGGCTTCGGCAGTTTCGGTTCGGGCAAGCGCGCAGCGCGCACGGGTCGTAACCCCAAGACCGGCGAAACTATCAAGATCCCGGCCGCCAAGACCGTCAAGTTCACGGCTGGTAAGGCGTTCAAGGACGCAGTCAACAAGCGCTAA
- a CDS encoding GspH/FimT family pseudopilin, which produces MRLSPCKSRVDTPSTASLPRTGWAGARARGVRRPADAGRRGAGKRAAGFTLLEMLVVLVIAGLLVSLTALTMTRNPRTDLNEEAQRLALLFESAGDEAQVRARPIAWQPLDGGFRFDLRTEDGWRTLRDDLLGPRRWEGGVTGVSISYPGSDSQPSRIVFGTEAIDVPVQITLFSAAGSATIVGTGNGRYEVH; this is translated from the coding sequence ATGCGATTGTCCCCTTGCAAGTCCCGTGTGGACACGCCCAGTACGGCTTCGCTGCCGCGCACGGGGTGGGCCGGCGCGCGCGCGCGTGGCGTGCGGCGCCCGGCAGACGCGGGCAGGCGCGGCGCCGGCAAACGCGCGGCGGGTTTCACGCTGCTGGAAATGCTGGTGGTTCTGGTGATCGCGGGCTTGCTGGTGTCTTTGACCGCGTTGACGATGACACGCAATCCGCGCACCGATCTGAACGAAGAAGCGCAGCGTCTCGCGTTGCTGTTCGAATCGGCCGGCGACGAAGCACAGGTGCGCGCGCGGCCGATTGCCTGGCAACCGCTCGATGGCGGCTTTCGTTTCGACCTGCGCACGGAAGACGGCTGGCGTACGCTGCGCGACGATCTGCTTGGGCCGCGTCGCTGGGAAGGCGGCGTGACCGGCGTGAGCATCAGCTATCCGGGTTCCGATTCGCAGCCCAGCCGTATCGTATTCGGCACCGAGGCGATCGACGTGCCTGTGCAGATCACGCTGTTTTCGGCAGCCGGGAGCGCGACGATCGTCGGCACCGGCAATGGCCGCTACGAGGTGCACTGA
- a CDS encoding lytic transglycosylase domain-containing protein — MKRNFVTVAVGLAVLISAGSARADCFDEAAKYQKVNPLILRAIAWQESHNRPDATHKNANGSTDYGVMQINSIHLPVLAQYGISQGTLMEPCKNVYIAAWHLRRQMNKYGNTWQAIGAYHSETPALRDKYAQQIAAILRKWNLMPAAR; from the coding sequence ATGAAACGAAACTTCGTCACCGTCGCAGTAGGACTTGCCGTGCTGATATCAGCAGGGTCCGCGCGCGCCGACTGCTTTGACGAAGCCGCGAAGTATCAGAAGGTCAACCCCTTGATTCTGCGCGCAATTGCGTGGCAGGAGTCACACAATCGTCCGGACGCAACGCATAAAAATGCGAACGGCTCGACCGACTACGGGGTGATGCAGATCAATTCGATCCATCTGCCCGTGCTCGCCCAGTATGGCATCTCGCAAGGCACGCTCATGGAGCCGTGCAAGAACGTCTACATAGCGGCATGGCATCTGCGCCGCCAGATGAACAAGTACGGCAATACGTGGCAGGCAATCGGCGCCTATCACTCTGAGACGCCGGCGCTGCGGGACAAGTACGCGCAGCAGATCGCCGCGATCCTGCGCAAGTGGAATCTGATGCCGGCTGCGCGCTGA
- the gspG gene encoding type II secretion system major pseudopilin GspG — protein sequence MQLSTTRRHDIAGPRSRRQRGFTLIEIMVVIAILGILAALIVPKIMSRPDEARRVAAKQDIGTMMQALKLYRLDNGRYPTQEQGLRALIEKPSTDPVPTNWKDGGYLERLPNDPWGNAYQFLNPGVHGEIDVFSYGADGKAGGEGNDADVGSWQ from the coding sequence ATGCAACTGTCGACCACTCGCCGTCATGACATCGCGGGTCCGCGCAGCCGTCGTCAACGCGGTTTCACGCTGATCGAAATCATGGTCGTGATCGCGATTCTGGGCATTCTGGCCGCGTTGATCGTGCCGAAGATCATGAGCCGTCCCGACGAAGCGCGCCGTGTCGCCGCCAAGCAGGACATCGGCACGATGATGCAGGCGCTGAAACTCTATCGTCTGGACAACGGCCGTTATCCGACGCAGGAGCAAGGTTTGCGCGCGCTGATCGAAAAGCCCAGCACGGACCCGGTGCCGACCAACTGGAAAGACGGCGGCTACCTCGAGCGTCTGCCGAACGATCCGTGGGGTAACGCCTACCAGTTTCTGAACCCGGGCGTGCACGGCGAGATCGACGTGTTCAGCTATGGCGCTGACGGCAAGGCGGGCGGCGAAGGCAATGACGCCGACGTCGGCTCGTGGCAGTAG
- a CDS encoding general secretion pathway protein GspC: MNAIQIRLLSLALFAVFCATLTYWVITISTLSSAPLPAAAAHAQISTEQAATLFGGQLTRNANQDVRLFGILSLREGAAAIVSVGGEPPHAVSLGSALMQGTKLSEVRARSIIIDRNGAHSEVFLPANPAGPTIYVR; encoded by the coding sequence ATGAACGCCATCCAAATCCGCCTTCTGTCGCTCGCGCTGTTCGCCGTGTTCTGCGCGACGCTCACCTACTGGGTCATCACGATCAGCACGTTGTCCAGTGCGCCGTTGCCCGCCGCCGCCGCGCACGCGCAGATCTCGACCGAGCAGGCTGCCACGCTATTCGGCGGCCAACTCACGCGCAACGCCAACCAGGACGTGCGGCTGTTCGGCATCCTCTCTTTGCGGGAAGGCGCCGCGGCCATCGTCAGCGTGGGCGGTGAACCGCCGCATGCGGTGTCGCTCGGCAGCGCGCTGATGCAAGGCACCAAACTCTCCGAAGTCCGCGCCCGCTCGATCATCATCGACCGCAATGGCGCGCATTCCGAAGTGTTCCTGCCAGCCAATCCCGCAGGTCCGACGATCTACGTGCGCTGA
- the gspF gene encoding type II secretion system inner membrane protein GspF: MPAFRFEAIDATGKAQKGVLDADSARGARTNLRSQGLTPLVVEPAATRTRGERNQRLSLGRRLSQREQAILTRQLASLLIAGLPLDEALAVLTEQSERDYIRELMASIRAEVLGGHSLANALTQHPKDFPEIYRALVAAGEHTGKLGLVLSRLADYIEQRNALKQKIVLAFTYPTIVTIIAFGIVTFLLSYVVPQVVNVFASTKQQLPFLTIMMMALSGFVRNWWWAMLIGVIVLVYLVRSILRQPGPRLAFDRWLLTAPLLGKLVRGYNTVRFASTLGILTAAGVPILRALQAAAETLSNNAMRENIDDAIVRVREGTSLSRALGNTKTFPPVLVHLIRSGEATGDVTTMLDRAADGEARELERRTMFLTSLLEPLLILAMGGVVLVIVLAVMLPIIELNNLVQ, from the coding sequence ATGCCGGCATTTCGTTTCGAAGCAATCGACGCGACGGGCAAGGCGCAAAAAGGCGTGCTCGACGCCGACAGCGCGCGCGGCGCGCGGACCAATCTGCGCTCGCAAGGACTGACGCCGCTCGTCGTAGAGCCGGCGGCTACGCGCACGCGCGGCGAGCGCAATCAACGGCTGTCGCTAGGGCGGCGTCTGTCGCAACGCGAGCAGGCGATCCTGACGCGCCAGCTCGCCAGCCTGCTGATCGCGGGCCTGCCGCTCGACGAAGCGCTCGCGGTGCTCACGGAGCAATCGGAGCGCGACTACATTCGCGAGCTGATGGCGTCGATTCGCGCGGAAGTGCTCGGCGGCCACTCGCTGGCCAATGCGCTGACGCAGCATCCGAAAGACTTCCCCGAGATTTATCGCGCGCTGGTCGCGGCCGGTGAACATACCGGCAAGCTCGGCCTCGTGCTGTCGCGGCTCGCCGACTACATCGAGCAACGCAACGCGCTGAAGCAGAAGATCGTGCTCGCGTTCACGTACCCCACCATCGTCACGATCATCGCGTTCGGCATCGTCACGTTTCTGTTGAGCTATGTGGTGCCGCAGGTGGTGAACGTGTTCGCCAGCACCAAGCAGCAACTGCCCTTCCTCACCATCATGATGATGGCGCTTTCCGGGTTCGTGCGGAACTGGTGGTGGGCGATGCTGATCGGCGTGATCGTGCTGGTGTATCTGGTGCGCTCGATTCTCAGGCAACCCGGCCCGCGTCTCGCGTTCGACCGGTGGCTGCTCACCGCACCGCTGCTCGGCAAACTCGTGCGCGGCTACAACACCGTGCGCTTTGCCAGCACGCTCGGCATTCTCACCGCGGCCGGCGTGCCGATTCTGCGCGCGCTGCAAGCCGCCGCCGAAACGCTCAGCAACAACGCGATGCGCGAGAACATCGACGATGCGATCGTGCGTGTGCGCGAAGGCACGTCGCTGTCACGCGCGCTCGGCAACACGAAGACGTTTCCGCCCGTGCTGGTGCACCTGATCCGTTCGGGCGAAGCGACCGGCGACGTGACCACGATGCTCGACCGCGCGGCCGACGGTGAAGCCCGCGAACTCGAACGCCGCACGATGTTCCTGACGAGTCTGCTGGAGCCGTTGCTGATTCTGGCGATGGGGGGAGTGGTGCTGGTGATCGTGCTGGCAGTGATGCTGCCGATCATCGAATTGAACAACCTGGTGCAGTAG
- a CDS encoding GTP-binding protein, with protein sequence MNQPLLPVTVLSGFLGAGKTTLLNHILANRAGLRVAVIVNDLAAVNIDATLVRDAAALSHVEEQLVELSNGCICCTLRDDLRVEIKRLADEQRFDAILIESTGVAEPMPIAETFTFVDDEGASLSDVARLDTMVTVVDAFNFLRDYGSADALAERGIAATEEDDRTLVELLIEQIEFCDVLVVNKADLVSADELTRLQRILGRINPRAVQVVARFGEVPLAQVLNTGRFDFDEAESAPGWLASLNHEHDHEHGHAHHGEADEFGIGNFIYRARRPFHPERLWALLHQEWKGVLRSKGFFWLATRNDIAGSLSQAGGACRHGPAGMWWAAQDRSEWPDGDDELAAEIAADWYGDPDDLSIGDRRQELVMIGVGIDAAVWKAKFDACLLTDEEYAQGPQAWAQFADPFPAWDFDEDDHDHHDHNHDHDGHGHGEIVHRHD encoded by the coding sequence ATGAACCAGCCGCTATTGCCCGTCACCGTGCTCTCCGGTTTTCTGGGCGCCGGCAAGACCACGCTCCTGAATCACATCCTCGCGAATCGCGCGGGCCTGCGCGTGGCCGTGATCGTCAACGATCTGGCCGCCGTCAATATCGATGCGACTCTCGTGCGCGATGCCGCCGCGCTTTCTCACGTCGAGGAGCAACTCGTCGAGCTGTCGAACGGCTGCATCTGCTGTACGCTGCGCGACGATCTGCGGGTCGAGATCAAACGCTTGGCCGACGAACAGCGCTTCGACGCGATCCTGATCGAGTCGACCGGCGTGGCCGAGCCGATGCCGATCGCAGAGACCTTCACCTTCGTCGACGACGAAGGCGCGTCCCTCTCTGACGTCGCGCGCCTCGACACGATGGTGACGGTAGTCGATGCGTTCAACTTCCTGCGCGACTACGGTTCCGCCGACGCGCTCGCCGAGCGCGGCATCGCCGCGACCGAGGAAGACGACCGCACGCTGGTCGAACTGCTCATCGAGCAGATCGAATTCTGCGACGTGCTGGTGGTGAACAAGGCCGATCTGGTGAGCGCCGACGAACTCACGCGCCTGCAGCGAATCCTCGGCCGGATCAATCCGCGCGCGGTACAGGTAGTCGCCCGTTTCGGCGAGGTGCCGCTCGCGCAGGTGCTGAACACCGGCCGCTTCGATTTTGACGAAGCGGAGAGCGCGCCGGGTTGGCTGGCATCGCTCAATCATGAGCATGACCACGAGCACGGCCATGCTCATCACGGCGAGGCGGACGAATTTGGCATCGGCAATTTCATTTACCGCGCGCGCCGGCCGTTTCATCCGGAACGCCTGTGGGCGTTGCTGCATCAGGAGTGGAAGGGCGTGCTGCGCAGCAAGGGCTTCTTCTGGCTGGCTACGCGTAACGATATCGCCGGTTCGCTTTCACAAGCGGGCGGTGCTTGCCGGCACGGTCCGGCGGGCATGTGGTGGGCCGCTCAGGATCGCAGCGAGTGGCCCGACGGCGACGACGAGCTGGCCGCCGAAATCGCCGCGGACTGGTACGGCGATCCTGACGATCTGAGCATCGGCGACCGTCGCCAGGAGCTGGTGATGATCGGCGTCGGCATCGACGCGGCGGTCTGGAAAGCGAAGTTCGACGCGTGCCTGCTGACCGACGAGGAATATGCGCAGGGACCGCAAGCCTGGGCGCAATTCGCCGACCCGTTCCCGGCATGGGACTTCGACGAAGACGACCACGATCATCATGACCACAACCATGACCACGACGGTCATGGCCACGGTGAAATCGTGCACCGTCACGACTGA
- the gspE gene encoding type II secretion system ATPase GspE, translating to MSTPSTPPSASATPAATRASAATQATQGAAMSPAGATEHGGREAPSAIAARLVPYGFARAGQILVAHQHADSLEVWISERTSDAALSEVARNFGAVSIVRLPADELTQAINQAYARQDGSAAQVVGEVEGEVDLSRLMQDIPEVEDLLESEDDAPIIRMINALLTQAAREQASDIHIEPFETSSVVRFRVDGTLRDVVRPKKALHGALISRIKIMAQLDIAEKRLPQDGRITLRVGGRPVDVRVSTLPTGHGERAVLRLLEKDASRLNLEALGMASDTLGKFDKLIGRPHGIVLVTGPTGSGKTTTLYAAMSRLETATTNIMTVEDPIEYDLSGIGQTQVNERIGMTFARALRSILRQDPDVIMIGEIRDLETAQIAVQASLTGHLVLATLHTNDAASAVTRLTDMGVEPYLLASSLLGVLAQRLVRRLCPICREERVEEDGSVRYHPVGCDRCGHSGYAGRRGVYELLLIDDDIRTLVHRNAADAEILAAGRAQGMRTLREDADRWLASGLTSLEEVIRVTGGA from the coding sequence GTGAGTACGCCGTCCACGCCGCCGTCAGCGTCTGCTACGCCAGCCGCAACGCGAGCGAGTGCCGCGACGCAAGCGACGCAAGGCGCGGCAATGTCGCCCGCCGGCGCGACGGAGCACGGCGGCCGCGAGGCGCCGTCAGCCATCGCCGCGCGGCTCGTGCCGTACGGCTTCGCCCGTGCCGGCCAGATTCTGGTCGCGCATCAGCATGCGGACAGCCTCGAGGTCTGGATCAGCGAACGCACGAGCGACGCCGCGCTGTCCGAAGTAGCACGCAACTTCGGCGCAGTGTCGATCGTACGTCTGCCCGCCGATGAGCTCACGCAGGCGATCAACCAGGCGTATGCGCGCCAGGACGGCAGCGCTGCGCAGGTGGTCGGCGAAGTGGAAGGCGAAGTCGATCTCTCGCGCTTGATGCAGGACATTCCCGAGGTGGAGGATCTGCTGGAGTCGGAAGACGACGCCCCGATCATCCGCATGATCAACGCGCTGCTTACGCAAGCGGCGCGCGAGCAGGCGTCGGATATTCATATCGAGCCGTTCGAGACTTCTTCCGTGGTGCGCTTTCGCGTCGACGGCACGTTGCGCGACGTCGTGCGGCCGAAGAAAGCGTTGCACGGTGCGCTGATTTCGCGCATCAAGATCATGGCGCAGCTCGATATCGCCGAGAAGCGTTTGCCGCAAGACGGCCGTATCACACTGCGCGTGGGCGGCCGCCCGGTCGATGTGCGCGTCTCGACGCTGCCGACCGGTCACGGCGAACGCGCGGTGCTGCGTCTGCTGGAAAAAGACGCGTCGCGCCTGAACCTCGAAGCGCTCGGCATGGCGTCGGATACGCTCGGTAAGTTCGACAAGCTGATCGGCAGGCCGCACGGCATCGTGCTCGTGACCGGGCCGACGGGCTCCGGTAAAACGACCACGCTGTATGCGGCCATGTCGCGGCTCGAAACCGCGACCACGAACATCATGACGGTCGAGGATCCGATCGAATACGACCTGTCGGGCATCGGCCAGACGCAGGTCAACGAACGGATCGGCATGACCTTCGCGCGGGCGCTTCGCTCGATTCTGCGGCAGGATCCGGACGTCATCATGATCGGTGAAATCCGCGACCTCGAGACCGCGCAGATCGCGGTGCAGGCGTCGTTGACAGGTCACCTCGTGCTGGCCACGCTGCACACCAACGATGCGGCATCCGCCGTTACGCGTTTGACCGACATGGGCGTCGAGCCGTATCTGCTGGCGTCGTCGCTGCTCGGCGTGCTGGCGCAGCGGCTGGTGCGGCGCCTGTGCCCGATATGCCGCGAAGAGCGTGTCGAGGAAGACGGCAGCGTGCGTTACCATCCGGTCGGTTGCGACCGGTGCGGCCATTCCGGCTATGCGGGACGCCGCGGCGTCTACGAACTGCTGCTGATCGACGACGACATCCGCACGCTAGTCCACCGCAATGCAGCCGATGCCGAAATTCTCGCGGCCGGCCGTGCGCAAGGCATGCGTACGCTGCGCGAGGATGCGGACCGCTGGCTCGCCTCCGGGCTGACATCGCTCGAAGAAGTGATCCGCGTCACGGGCGGAGCTTAA
- the gspD gene encoding type II secretion system secretin GspD translates to MALRRVATALLVAGLITAQTAQAQVTLNFVNADIDQVAKAIGAATGKTIIVDPRVKGQLNLVSENAVPEDQALKTLQSALRMQGFALVQDHGVLKVVPEADAKLQGVPTYVGNTPVARGDQVVTQVFVLKNESANNLLPVLRPLISPNNTVAAYPANNTIVVTDYADNVRRIAQIIQGVDSAAGQSVSVVQLKNANAIDIATQLNKMLDPGSIGSTDATLKVSVTADPRTNSLLIRASNGARLAAARTLAKELDTPTTMPGNIHVVPLRNADATKLAKTLRGMFGKGGDSGSSSNSNDANSFNQNNSGGIGGNNSTGSSGTPPLPSGGLGSSSLASPMGGSGSGGGYGAGGSNNGGFGNDKEKSDDNQQGGMIQADSATNSLIITAAEPVYRNLRAVIDQLDARRAQVYLEALIVELNSNTSGNLGIQWQVANNSIFAGTNLQTGSSNSIVNLTAAAVAAGSTGGLAGALGNGTLQQGLNIGWIHNIFGVQGLGALLQALSQTADANVLSTPNLITLDNEEAKIVVGTNVPIQTGSYSNLTSATATSAFNTYDRVDVGLTLHVKPQITDGGILKLQLYTEDSAIVTGTNNAATNPAGPEFTKRSIQSTVLADNGEIIVLGGLMQDNYQVSNSKVPLLGDIPWIGQLFRSEQKTRNKTNLMVFLRPVIISDRGTAQAVTSNRYDYIQGVQGAYKQDNNLMKDNDDPVVPPMPIGPSQGGSPAMNLFDLDKMRRQQLAPPPGNGGAVTNGAAATNGTAVQSSPATVGPAIQSSPVTVTPSTASPGVRP, encoded by the coding sequence ATGGCTTTGCGTCGCGTCGCAACGGCGCTGCTGGTGGCTGGCTTGATCACCGCGCAGACAGCACAGGCACAGGTGACACTGAACTTCGTCAACGCGGACATCGACCAGGTGGCCAAGGCGATTGGCGCGGCAACCGGCAAAACGATTATCGTCGACCCGCGTGTGAAAGGTCAGTTGAATCTCGTGTCGGAAAACGCAGTGCCCGAAGATCAGGCGCTGAAAACCTTGCAGTCCGCGTTGCGCATGCAGGGCTTCGCGCTCGTGCAGGATCACGGCGTACTGAAAGTCGTGCCCGAGGCCGACGCGAAGCTGCAAGGCGTGCCGACCTACGTCGGCAATACGCCAGTCGCGCGCGGCGACCAGGTGGTCACGCAGGTATTCGTTCTGAAGAATGAATCGGCCAACAATCTGTTGCCGGTGCTGCGTCCGCTCATCTCGCCGAACAATACCGTGGCGGCCTACCCCGCCAACAACACGATTGTAGTTACCGACTACGCCGACAACGTGCGGCGGATTGCCCAGATCATCCAGGGCGTGGATTCCGCCGCGGGCCAGTCGGTGTCGGTGGTGCAGCTGAAGAACGCCAACGCGATCGACATCGCTACGCAACTCAACAAGATGCTCGACCCGGGTTCGATCGGCAGCACGGACGCGACGCTGAAAGTGTCGGTCACCGCCGACCCGCGCACCAACTCGCTGCTGATCCGCGCGTCGAACGGCGCGCGCCTCGCGGCGGCGAGGACGCTGGCGAAAGAACTCGATACGCCGACCACCATGCCCGGCAACATTCACGTCGTGCCGCTGCGCAACGCGGACGCGACGAAGCTCGCCAAGACCTTGCGCGGCATGTTCGGCAAAGGTGGTGACAGCGGCTCGTCGAGTAACTCGAACGACGCGAATTCGTTCAACCAGAACAACAGCGGCGGCATTGGAGGCAACAATTCGACGGGCTCGTCGGGTACGCCGCCGCTGCCGTCGGGCGGACTCGGCAGCAGCTCGTTGGCATCGCCGATGGGCGGCAGCGGCAGTGGCGGCGGATACGGCGCGGGCGGGTCCAACAACGGCGGCTTCGGCAACGACAAGGAAAAAAGCGACGACAATCAGCAAGGCGGCATGATCCAGGCGGATTCCGCGACCAACTCGCTGATCATCACGGCGGCCGAGCCGGTGTACCGCAATCTGCGCGCGGTGATCGACCAGCTCGACGCACGTCGCGCACAGGTCTATCTCGAGGCGCTGATCGTCGAGTTGAATTCGAACACGAGCGGCAACCTCGGTATTCAGTGGCAAGTGGCGAACAACTCGATTTTCGCCGGCACCAATCTGCAGACCGGCAGCAGCAACAGCATCGTCAATCTGACCGCGGCGGCCGTGGCGGCCGGGTCCACCGGCGGCCTTGCCGGCGCGCTCGGAAACGGGACGCTCCAGCAAGGGTTGAATATCGGCTGGATTCACAACATCTTCGGTGTGCAAGGACTCGGCGCGCTGCTTCAGGCGCTCTCGCAAACCGCCGATGCGAACGTGCTGTCCACGCCTAATCTCATCACGCTCGACAACGAGGAAGCGAAGATCGTCGTGGGTACGAACGTGCCTATTCAGACGGGTTCGTATTCGAATCTGACGAGCGCGACGGCCACTTCGGCGTTCAATACCTACGACCGCGTCGACGTCGGTCTGACGCTGCACGTGAAGCCGCAAATCACGGACGGCGGCATTCTCAAGCTGCAGCTCTACACTGAAGACTCGGCGATCGTCACCGGCACGAACAACGCGGCGACCAACCCGGCCGGCCCGGAATTCACCAAGCGTTCGATCCAGTCGACGGTGCTCGCCGATAACGGTGAGATCATCGTGCTGGGCGGCTTGATGCAGGACAACTACCAGGTCAGCAACAGCAAGGTGCCGCTGCTCGGCGATATTCCGTGGATCGGCCAGCTGTTCCGCTCGGAACAGAAGACCCGCAACAAGACCAACCTGATGGTGTTCCTGCGGCCTGTGATCATCAGCGATCGTGGTACGGCTCAGGCCGTGACGTCGAATCGCTACGACTACATTCAGGGCGTGCAGGGTGCGTACAAGCAGGACAACAACCTGATGAAGGACAACGACGATCCGGTGGTTCCGCCGATGCCGATCGGTCCGAGCCAAGGCGGTTCACCCGCGATGAATCTGTTCGATCTCGACAAGATGCGCCGGCAGCAGCTGGCGCCGCCGCCGGGTAACGGTGGAGCTGTCACGAACGGCGCCGCGGCAACCAACGGCACCGCCGTGCAGAGTAGTCCGGCCACCGTCGGGCCCGCCATACAGAGCAGCCCCGTCACGGTGACGCCTTCCACGGCGTCGCCTGGAGTGCGGCCGTGA